In Haematobia irritans isolate KBUSLIRL chromosome 1, ASM5000362v1, whole genome shotgun sequence, a genomic segment contains:
- the LOC142219693 gene encoding NPC intracellular cholesterol transporter 2-like has translation MYNLLKVKIIFLIILFMRLTKGISVETPVRQCSNEAPLPLSVQVDNCSTMPCDLSKGSESQFTVQFVANRNEMMNLKAVVKFTTLGVEIPFELEASKSDVCSNLLYGAYCPLYKDEDVTYHLVLPIENHHPEVPTKVEISLKDEDDNSAVSCFVVDAKFKSR, from the exons atgTATAATCTTTTAAAagtcaaaataattttcttgatcATTTTATTCATGAGATTGACCAAGGGTATATCAGTAGAAACTCCTGTGCGACAAT GTTCCAATGAAGCCCCTTTACCTCTATCAGTTCAAGTGGATAATTGTTCGACTATGCCCTGTGACCTTTCGAAGGGATCTGAATCACAATTTACTGTACAATTTGTGGCCAATCGCAATGAAATGATGAATTTAAAAGCAGTTGTGAAATTCACAACATTGGGTGTTGAAATTCCTTTCGAATTGGAAGCATCGAAGAGTGATGTTTGTTCAAATCTTCTATATGGAGCCTATTGTCCTCTGTATAAGGATGAAGATGTTACCTATCATTTGGTATTGCCCATTGAAAATCATCATCCTGAGGTACCCACAAAAGTTGAAATATCTCTAAAAGACGAAGATGATAATAGTGCAGTATCCTGTTTTGTGGTCGATGCTAAATTTAAAAGTCGTTAA
- the LOC142219694 gene encoding NPC intracellular cholesterol transporter 2-like, whose amino-acid sequence MSNLMKVTTIFLAIYLMVLTKEISAETPVRKCSNEAPLPLSVQVDNCSTMPCDLWKGSESQFTVQFVANRNEIMNLKTVVKFTTLGVEIPFVLEASKSDVCTNLLYGAYCPLYKDEDVTYHLVLPIENHHPEVPTKVEISLIDQQDDNNMVSCFVVDAKFKSR is encoded by the exons ATGAGTAATCTAATGAAAGTAACAACAATTTTCTTGGCCATCTACTTAATGGTATTGACTAAAGAAATTTCAGCAGAAACACCTGTAAGAAAAT GTTCCAATGAAGCCCCATTACCTCTATCAGTTCAAGTGGACAATTGTTCGACTATGCCTTGTGACCTTTGGAAGGGATCTGAATCACAATTTACTGTACAATTTGTGGCCAATCGcaatgaaattatgaatttaaAAACAGTTGTGAAATTCACAACTTTGGGTGTTGAAATTCCATTCGTATTGGAagcatcgaaaagtgatgtttgTACAAATCTTCTATATGGAGCCTATTGTCCTCTGTATAAGGATGAAGATGTCACCTATCATTTGGTATTACCCATTGAAAATCATCATCCAGAGGTACCCACAAAGGTTGAGATATCTCTAATAGACCAACAAGATGATAATAATATGGTGTCGTGTTTTGTTGTCGATGCCAAATTCAAAAGTCGTTAA